A single Atribacterota bacterium DNA region contains:
- the ruvA gene encoding Holliday junction branch migration protein RuvA, whose translation MISFLKGKICNKDNGFIIVDVNGVGYQVNVPSISKFILNDSEQLVFTYLYVREDRLVLYGFSTETDRNFFKVLIEAPGVGPKMALNILSNMGAENFHNAVLEEDLNLISSISGIGKKMAKKIVLELKEKFKKSSFDGDIISSELNPKDFINDAIEALKTLGYQEKEAKKRVVNAYQKNKNSNSASLENLIKNALNKDKND comes from the coding sequence ATGATATCTTTTTTGAAAGGCAAGATTTGTAACAAGGATAACGGTTTTATTATTGTTGATGTAAATGGAGTCGGGTATCAAGTAAATGTACCGTCTATTAGTAAATTTATTTTAAATGATAGCGAACAATTAGTATTTACTTATCTATATGTCAGGGAAGACCGATTGGTATTGTATGGGTTTAGCACTGAGACAGACAGAAATTTCTTCAAGGTTTTAATTGAGGCACCAGGAGTTGGACCAAAAATGGCTTTAAATATTCTTTCTAATATGGGAGCTGAAAATTTTCACAATGCTGTTTTGGAGGAAGATTTAAATCTAATAAGCAGTATTTCCGGTATTGGGAAAAAGATGGCAAAAAAAATTGTTTTAGAATTGAAAGAAAAGTTTAAAAAATCCAGTTTTGATGGAGATATCATTTCCAGTGAATTAAATCCAAAAGACTTTATTAATGACGCAATTGAGGCGTTAAAAACATTAGGTTATCAAGAAAAAGAGGCAAAAAAAAGAGTAGTAAATGCCTATCAAAAAAACAAAAATAGCAATTCTGCAAGTTTGGAAAATTTGATTAAGAATGCCTTGAATAAAGATAAAAATGATTAA
- the ruvC gene encoding crossover junction endodeoxyribonuclease RuvC — translation MIILGIDPGLNHTGYGLVEIKADKMRSLEYGCITNKINESYLEKIKKIHIEIEKLIKTYSPHEIVLEEIFFSKNTRSAIDVGKVCGAVALTATLLEIDLKMYTPLQVKQAVVGYGRASKAQVQAMVKILLCLDKIPKPDHAADALAVAICHINSKNPYY, via the coding sequence TTGATTATTTTAGGAATTGATCCAGGGCTTAATCATACTGGGTATGGATTAGTTGAAATTAAAGCAGATAAAATGAGATCTCTTGAATATGGTTGTATTACTAATAAAATAAATGAGAGCTATTTAGAAAAAATAAAAAAAATCCATATTGAAATTGAAAAATTGATAAAAACATATTCTCCTCATGAAATTGTACTTGAGGAGATATTTTTTAGTAAAAATACACGAAGTGCGATAGATGTTGGAAAAGTATGTGGAGCTGTAGCCCTAACTGCCACCTTACTTGAAATTGACCTCAAAATGTATACACCATTACAGGTAAAACAAGCGGTAGTTGGTTATGGGAGGGCGAGTAAAGCACAGGTTCAGGCAATGGTAAAGATATTGTTATGTTTAGACAAGATACCAAAGCCTGATCATGCTGCAGATGCACTTGCAGTAGCTATTTGCCATATCAATTCCAAAAATCCATATTACTAA